The following coding sequences are from one Lysinibacillus sp. FSL W8-0992 window:
- the trpB gene encoding tryptophan synthase subunit beta, which produces MSTTVEQKGYFGEFGGSFVPEELQNVLNILDENFQKYKDDADFNNELDYYFREYVGRKSPLYFAENLTKQLGGAKIYLKREDLNHTGSHKINNVLGQILLAKRMGANRVIAETGAGQHGVATATACAMFGMDCTVYMGLEDTKRQALNVFRMELLGAKVVAVDKGQGRLKDAVDEAFADLVENYETTFYLLGSAVGPHPFPSMVKHFQSVISRESREQILEKEGKLPAAVLACVGGGSNAIGAFAEYIADEGVRLIGIEPDKAATLNEGTPGELHGFKCLLLQDAQGNPLPTYSIAAGLDYPGAGPEHSYLKTIGRGEYVTVSNEEVLEAFQILSKVEGIIPALESSHAVAHAFKLAPTLSPEESIIINISGRGDKDVEQVFNMLNK; this is translated from the coding sequence ATGAGTACAACAGTCGAGCAAAAAGGATATTTTGGTGAATTTGGAGGTAGCTTCGTTCCTGAAGAACTTCAAAATGTTTTAAATATTTTAGATGAGAATTTCCAAAAATATAAGGATGATGCAGATTTTAATAATGAACTAGATTATTATTTCCGTGAATATGTAGGTCGTAAATCGCCACTATATTTTGCTGAGAACTTAACAAAGCAACTAGGTGGCGCTAAAATTTATTTAAAGCGTGAAGATCTTAATCATACTGGTTCTCATAAAATTAATAATGTACTAGGTCAAATATTACTTGCAAAACGTATGGGTGCTAATCGTGTAATAGCAGAAACAGGTGCAGGTCAACACGGTGTTGCCACAGCAACAGCTTGTGCAATGTTTGGCATGGATTGCACAGTCTACATGGGGCTAGAAGATACAAAGCGTCAAGCATTAAACGTATTCCGTATGGAGCTACTCGGTGCAAAAGTCGTTGCGGTTGATAAAGGGCAAGGGCGTTTAAAAGATGCAGTAGACGAGGCATTTGCTGATTTAGTAGAAAACTATGAAACAACTTTCTATTTATTAGGCTCTGCGGTAGGACCACATCCTTTCCCTTCAATGGTGAAGCATTTCCAATCGGTAATTAGCCGCGAGAGTCGTGAACAAATTTTAGAAAAAGAAGGTAAGCTCCCAGCAGCCGTGCTTGCTTGTGTTGGTGGTGGCAGTAATGCAATCGGTGCATTTGCAGAATATATCGCTGATGAAGGAGTTCGCTTAATCGGCATTGAGCCCGATAAAGCAGCGACATTGAATGAAGGTACTCCAGGTGAATTACATGGTTTCAAATGCTTACTACTGCAAGATGCACAAGGTAATCCACTGCCAACGTATTCTATCGCAGCTGGTCTTGACTACCCTGGCGCAGGTCCTGAACATAGTTATTTAAAAACAATCGGTCGCGGTGAGTATGTAACAGTTTCAAACGAAGAAGTACTTGAAGCATTCCAAATACTTTCTAAAGTTGAAGGAATTATTCCTGCATTGGAAAGCTCGCATGCTGTTGCACATGCATTCAAATTAGCTCCAACTTTATCACCTGAAGAGAGTATTATCATTAATATTTCAGGTCGCGGAGATAAAGACGTTGAACAAGTTTTCAATATGTTGAATAAATAA
- a CDS encoding long-chain fatty acid--CoA ligase, protein MMQAPLVLTNFFKRAESYFARKTIVSRTSPHKIHRLTYGEWAKRTRRLADALTKLGMEKGKKIGSFAWNQHRHLEAYFAVPCAGAILHMVNIRLSEEHLIYIINHAEDEILMIDEDLVPIIENIASELKTVKHYIIMTDEDTLPETTLPNALSYEEILASADENFEFPDDLEEEAPAGMCYTSATTGNPKGVVYSHRGLVLHSMMLSMSDSMGIAERDVVMPIVPMFHANAWGLPFASVNVGASQVLPGPQFTSDLILDLVEQEKVTLTAGVPTIWIGALQEQEKRERDISSLRAICCGGSASPTRLIRTFEEKYGIPYIVVYGMTETTPIVALSNYMSWMDEWPIEKRIEARAMQGMTMAGIESSIVNDNGEVPWDGETMGELRLRGPWISHEYYRDERTKDAYRDGWLFTGDIAVRTADGFIKITDRTKDLIKSGGEWISSVDLENALMTHDAIFEAAVIAIPHAKWQERPLACVVLKEGMSATEEELLAFLESQFAKWWVPDDIVFLDEIPKTSVGKFLKAKLRDNVAEIYPKLSTLV, encoded by the coding sequence ATGATGCAAGCACCGTTAGTATTAACAAATTTTTTTAAGCGAGCAGAAAGTTATTTTGCTAGAAAGACAATCGTGTCACGTACAAGCCCACATAAAATTCACCGTTTAACATATGGAGAATGGGCAAAGAGAACCCGTCGATTAGCAGATGCGCTTACAAAGCTGGGGATGGAAAAGGGAAAGAAGATTGGTTCCTTCGCTTGGAATCAGCATCGCCACTTAGAGGCGTATTTTGCGGTGCCATGTGCTGGTGCTATATTGCATATGGTCAATATTCGATTATCAGAAGAACATTTAATTTATATTATTAACCATGCGGAAGATGAAATTTTAATGATTGATGAAGATCTTGTCCCTATCATTGAAAATATTGCATCTGAGTTAAAGACAGTAAAACACTATATTATTATGACAGATGAAGATACTCTACCAGAGACAACATTACCGAATGCTTTGTCTTATGAGGAAATATTAGCATCTGCGGATGAAAACTTCGAATTTCCGGATGATTTAGAAGAAGAAGCACCAGCAGGTATGTGTTATACAAGTGCAACGACAGGGAATCCAAAAGGAGTTGTTTATTCTCATCGTGGCTTAGTGCTACACAGTATGATGCTTAGCATGTCCGATTCCATGGGTATTGCTGAACGTGATGTGGTAATGCCGATTGTGCCGATGTTCCATGCGAATGCATGGGGTTTACCATTTGCGAGTGTTAATGTGGGAGCAAGTCAAGTATTGCCAGGCCCTCAATTTACATCTGATTTAATTTTAGATTTAGTAGAGCAAGAAAAGGTGACATTGACGGCAGGTGTACCGACAATTTGGATTGGTGCATTACAGGAACAGGAGAAGCGTGAGCGAGATATTAGTTCGCTACGTGCGATTTGTTGTGGTGGTTCGGCATCACCAACACGTTTAATTCGTACTTTTGAAGAAAAGTACGGTATTCCGTATATCGTTGTCTATGGGATGACAGAGACGACACCGATCGTTGCATTATCGAATTATATGTCATGGATGGATGAATGGCCGATTGAAAAACGAATTGAAGCGCGTGCTATGCAAGGTATGACGATGGCTGGTATTGAGTCTAGTATTGTCAATGATAATGGAGAGGTGCCGTGGGATGGTGAGACGATGGGGGAATTACGTCTACGTGGTCCTTGGATTTCACATGAATACTATCGTGACGAGCGTACGAAAGATGCATATCGAGATGGTTGGTTATTTACGGGAGATATTGCGGTACGAACGGCGGATGGCTTTATTAAAATTACCGATCGCACAAAAGATTTAATTAAATCTGGTGGGGAATGGATTTCATCCGTAGATTTAGAAAATGCATTAATGACACATGACGCTATTTTTGAAGCAGCAGTAATTGCAATTCCACATGCCAAATGGCAAGAACGTCCGCTTGCTTGCGTAGTTTTAAAGGAAGGGATGTCAGCAACAGAAGAAGAATTGTTAGCATTTTTAGAAAGTCAATTTGCGAAATGGTGGGTGCCGGACGATATTGTATTTCTAGATGAAATACCAAAAACATCTGTCGGCAAATTCTTAAAAGCTAAGTTACGTGACAATGTGGCGGAAATTTATCCGAAATTAAGTACGCTTGTGTAA
- a CDS encoding L-threonine 3-dehydrogenase, with the protein MEKIMVTGALGQIGSELVEKLRSIYGEDNILATDIRKLEHTKGPFEVLDVTDGQRMHDLAKDFGADTMMHLAALLSATAEKNPLLAWNLNMGGLMNALEVSRELNLQFFTPSSIGAFGPSTPKDDTPQDTLQRPTTMYGVNKVAGELLCDYYFNRFGVDTRGVRFPGLISYVTPPGGGTTDYAVEIFYEAIQQGKYTSYIQEGTYMDMMYMPDALQAIVDLMEADSSKLIHRNAFNITAMSFEPSQIAAEIKKHLPQFRMDYKVDPVRQAIADSWPNSINTEAAKNEWGFKAEYDLAKMTVDMLEKLKIKLQKKAIS; encoded by the coding sequence ATGGAAAAGATTATGGTTACAGGTGCTCTTGGTCAAATTGGCTCGGAGCTAGTAGAAAAACTTCGTAGTATTTATGGAGAGGACAATATATTGGCGACGGATATACGAAAGCTTGAACATACTAAGGGTCCATTCGAAGTACTGGACGTGACAGATGGACAAAGGATGCATGATTTAGCTAAGGATTTTGGGGCAGATACGATGATGCATTTGGCAGCATTATTATCTGCAACAGCGGAAAAAAATCCGTTACTTGCCTGGAATTTAAACATGGGTGGTCTGATGAATGCGTTAGAAGTTTCCCGTGAGTTAAATTTACAATTTTTCACACCAAGTTCAATCGGTGCATTTGGACCATCTACACCTAAGGATGATACACCACAAGATACGTTACAGCGCCCAACAACTATGTATGGTGTTAACAAAGTAGCCGGTGAATTATTATGTGACTATTATTTTAATCGTTTTGGTGTAGATACACGTGGGGTACGTTTCCCAGGTTTAATTTCTTATGTAACTCCTCCTGGAGGCGGTACGACAGACTATGCGGTTGAAATATTTTATGAAGCAATTCAGCAAGGGAAGTATACATCGTATATTCAAGAAGGAACTTACATGGATATGATGTATATGCCGGATGCATTACAAGCTATTGTAGATTTAATGGAAGCTGACAGTAGCAAGTTAATTCACCGCAACGCATTTAATATTACTGCGATGAGTTTTGAACCATCTCAAATAGCGGCTGAAATTAAAAAGCATTTGCCACAATTTCGTATGGATTATAAAGTAGATCCAGTGCGTCAGGCGATTGCTGACAGTTGGCCAAACTCTATAAATACAGAGGCAGCTAAAAATGAATGGGGCTTCAAAGCGGAATATGACTTAGCTAAAATGACGGTTGATATGTTAGAGAAATTAAAAATTAAGCTGCAAAAAAAGGCTATTTCTTAA
- a CDS encoding HAMP domain-containing methyl-accepting chemotaxis protein — protein sequence MMQFFRYIKVKDKLLVLMIVCVLSNILIGIFSVDYLRKMSWHASESYTEGLVPIGWLNELEEAQRQLDFLVDSSGDYQEMTAILNNIEQPLGHLEKLTIDKKMNHQVKKYNTIFTQQVELVENYQQLNSEERQQFYELSYFPVSQQSHSILEETQSYLVQRAEEQQQAYQKDVQFGYWLLGSVCMFVVLLVIFIGLVATKAVNVPTRQLKSLLKRAEQGDFTANASYVAHDELGEVILSYNQMATEVKQLLHTVTNSAQEVEGMTENLQQSSEQSSTTTLKIAKDVQNIAELTTASTTKLASNSASLEEVLNGVQIILEKVQLVESFAHDTAHEAESGTEIVQANLTQIQAIKQAVEKSNTAIFNLVERAATIDQMVEVIEKITAQTNLLALNASIEAARAGTHGQGFAVVANEVRKLAEQTVHSTNTITSIVQNIHTDSHYAVKMMEGVLIATEKGVNVTSETATSFNQILEKVNNIQPYIVEVSSTVQEIAEHTKKVNEDAVMLTSLSDTNAASTKHVAKLTADQLNAQQQFHNYIKELRKVSKVLQIAVKRFSI from the coding sequence ATGATGCAATTTTTTCGTTATATTAAGGTAAAAGATAAGCTGCTTGTACTCATGATTGTTTGTGTACTATCAAATATCCTAATCGGTATATTTAGTGTAGATTATTTACGGAAAATGTCGTGGCATGCAAGTGAGAGTTATACCGAGGGGCTTGTACCAATTGGATGGCTAAATGAGTTAGAAGAAGCACAAAGACAATTGGATTTTTTAGTGGATTCCAGTGGTGATTACCAAGAGATGACGGCTATTCTAAATAATATTGAACAGCCTTTAGGTCATTTAGAAAAATTAACGATTGATAAAAAGATGAATCATCAGGTAAAGAAGTATAATACAATATTCACGCAGCAGGTAGAGTTAGTTGAAAACTATCAGCAGTTAAATTCGGAAGAACGTCAGCAATTTTATGAGCTGTCCTATTTCCCTGTAAGCCAACAAAGCCATTCAATTTTAGAAGAAACACAGAGCTACTTAGTGCAAAGAGCAGAGGAACAGCAGCAGGCTTACCAAAAGGATGTACAATTTGGTTATTGGTTATTAGGTAGCGTCTGTATGTTTGTGGTACTATTAGTTATTTTCATTGGTTTAGTTGCAACGAAAGCAGTCAATGTACCAACTCGGCAATTAAAATCACTATTAAAACGAGCGGAACAAGGAGATTTTACAGCCAATGCGAGCTATGTGGCACATGATGAGCTAGGGGAAGTTATACTGTCTTATAATCAGATGGCAACAGAAGTAAAGCAATTACTACATACGGTTACAAATAGTGCGCAAGAAGTAGAAGGTATGACAGAAAATTTGCAACAATCCTCTGAGCAATCTTCTACAACTACGCTTAAAATTGCCAAAGATGTGCAAAATATTGCGGAGTTAACTACTGCGTCAACTACTAAATTAGCGTCCAATTCAGCTTCATTAGAAGAAGTACTAAATGGTGTACAGATTATATTAGAAAAGGTGCAGCTTGTAGAGAGTTTTGCACATGACACTGCACACGAAGCAGAGAGTGGTACAGAAATTGTGCAGGCAAACTTAACACAAATTCAAGCTATTAAACAAGCGGTAGAAAAATCAAATACAGCTATTTTTAATTTAGTTGAACGTGCCGCTACAATTGATCAAATGGTTGAAGTAATTGAAAAAATAACAGCACAAACAAATTTACTTGCTTTGAATGCTTCCATCGAAGCTGCTAGAGCTGGCACGCATGGACAAGGGTTTGCAGTCGTTGCGAATGAGGTGCGCAAGCTAGCGGAGCAAACAGTTCATTCAACTAATACGATTACGTCTATTGTGCAAAACATCCATACAGATTCTCACTATGCTGTTAAGATGATGGAAGGTGTATTAATTGCTACCGAGAAGGGTGTAAATGTAACTTCAGAAACAGCAACAAGCTTCAATCAAATATTAGAAAAAGTGAATAATATCCAGCCTTATATAGTTGAGGTATCGTCGACAGTTCAAGAAATAGCTGAGCATACGAAAAAGGTTAACGAAGATGCCGTCATGTTAACATCTCTTTCAGATACGAATGCTGCCTCGACCAAACATGTGGCTAAGTTAACTGCAGATCAATTAAATGCACAGCAACAATTTCATAATTATATAAAAGAATTACGAAAAGTTTCAAAGGTATTGCAAATTGCTGTGAAACGCTTTTCAATTTAA
- a CDS encoding FtsW/RodA/SpoVE family cell cycle protein produces MKLLQLKKLDNSLAISLLLLGIISCLFVHSSSIAFEQYASLFIVKQFIYFSLGFLIMYGVATLDIEQLKKIGWPFYWMIVALTFGLFIAPESIARTINEAKSWYQVPLLGSFQPSEFLKFAFLIVVSKVIVAHQAKYVRPSFLSDMRLLFTIGIITLPPTLAVYKQPDTGMVMLYMAMIIPMIYFSGIQTKLLVIFTAIPVSIVTVIATLYIKFNDFFTEKLLSKLSGHQVSRIYGWLQPYEYTDSSFQTRQGFMAIGSGEFIGKGYLHNNVYVPEKHTDFIFSAIAEEVGFIGGAFVIALLFFVIYRIVLITVQAKDPFMTLMGAGISSLLAFQITQNIGMTIGLLPVTGVTLPFLSYGGSSLLSNFMLMGIVMIIHNSYKGYMFKVGD; encoded by the coding sequence GTGAAACTGTTGCAGCTAAAAAAATTAGATAATAGTTTAGCAATTAGTCTATTATTGCTAGGAATTATTAGTTGTCTTTTCGTACATTCTAGCAGTATCGCATTTGAACAGTATGCAAGCTTGTTTATTGTAAAGCAATTTATTTATTTTAGTCTTGGATTTTTAATTATGTACGGCGTTGCAACACTTGATATTGAGCAACTTAAAAAAATAGGCTGGCCATTTTATTGGATGATCGTAGCCCTCACATTTGGCTTATTTATTGCTCCAGAGAGCATCGCTCGAACGATAAATGAGGCGAAATCTTGGTACCAAGTTCCACTATTAGGATCATTTCAGCCATCAGAGTTTTTGAAATTTGCATTTTTAATTGTTGTCAGTAAAGTCATTGTCGCCCATCAAGCAAAATATGTACGCCCTTCCTTTCTATCAGATATGCGCCTACTATTTACGATTGGCATTATTACTCTTCCACCGACACTTGCTGTCTATAAGCAACCTGATACAGGCATGGTTATGTTATACATGGCGATGATTATACCGATGATTTACTTCTCAGGCATTCAAACTAAGTTACTCGTAATCTTTACAGCCATCCCAGTTTCAATTGTGACTGTTATTGCCACTCTTTATATAAAGTTTAATGATTTTTTTACAGAAAAACTATTAAGTAAATTATCTGGGCATCAGGTTTCTCGTATTTATGGGTGGCTACAACCTTATGAATATACTGATTCATCTTTTCAGACTAGACAAGGCTTTATGGCCATAGGTTCAGGAGAGTTCATTGGGAAAGGCTATTTACACAATAATGTCTATGTCCCAGAAAAGCATACCGATTTCATTTTTTCTGCTATCGCTGAAGAAGTAGGTTTTATTGGAGGGGCTTTTGTTATTGCGCTATTATTTTTTGTTATTTACCGTATTGTCCTAATTACAGTTCAAGCAAAGGATCCATTTATGACACTTATGGGTGCAGGCATCTCCAGTTTATTAGCATTTCAAATTACGCAAAATATTGGTATGACGATTGGACTTTTACCTGTAACAGGAGTAACGTTACCGTTTCTAAGCTATGGAGGGAGCTCACTACTTTCAAATTTCATGTTGATGGGTATCGTCATGATTATCCATAACTCTTATAAGGGATATATGTTTAAAGTAGGGGATTAA
- a CDS encoding N-acetylglucosamine kinase — protein sequence MYVLAIDGGGTKTIATISTCRGQILALAETGKSNPTSMSMEQFTETITELINDLKRQGLHEFQHITKCHAGLSGVTENNNEKITRELLSSLLPKDCQLSLSNDGVNALYAGTLGQPGIVQISGTGAITLSIDSSGKIERTAGWGYIFDDEGSGYDIGIRTLKAVFKAFDKRGPETLLTAAVLEYFQLQSVPQIIEVVYGEGHPRDTISPLSKIAIECAKRGDGEAKTIIDQVCHVFYQSIDACYKKNSFANKRVKVVLAGGVFNELRLFIEKLVAIDKKNSNQYDFMGAYSLPVGGAALAALKLSNNEAKIFIDQYNASMKKFLTN from the coding sequence TTGTATGTTTTGGCAATTGACGGTGGTGGAACAAAAACAATTGCAACAATCTCAACATGTCGTGGCCAAATTTTGGCGCTAGCAGAAACGGGTAAAAGTAACCCCACATCCATGAGCATGGAGCAATTTACAGAGACGATAACAGAACTAATAAATGATTTAAAAAGACAGGGACTTCACGAATTTCAACATATTACAAAGTGCCATGCGGGTCTATCGGGAGTAACAGAAAATAATAATGAGAAAATTACCCGTGAATTATTATCCTCGCTTTTACCTAAAGACTGTCAACTATCACTATCGAATGATGGGGTGAACGCGTTATATGCGGGAACATTGGGCCAGCCTGGCATTGTACAGATTTCTGGTACAGGTGCGATTACACTCAGTATAGATTCGTCTGGAAAAATTGAGCGTACAGCAGGATGGGGTTATATTTTTGATGATGAGGGCAGTGGCTATGATATTGGCATTCGCACATTAAAAGCGGTATTTAAAGCATTTGATAAAAGAGGTCCTGAAACGCTCCTAACAGCAGCAGTATTAGAATATTTTCAATTACAATCCGTTCCGCAGATAATTGAAGTAGTGTATGGTGAAGGACATCCACGTGATACAATATCCCCTCTAAGTAAGATAGCAATCGAATGCGCTAAACGTGGTGATGGAGAAGCCAAAACAATTATTGATCAAGTATGCCATGTTTTTTATCAAAGTATAGATGCTTGTTATAAAAAAAATTCGTTTGCAAATAAGCGTGTCAAAGTAGTGCTAGCTGGAGGAGTTTTTAACGAGTTGAGGCTATTTATTGAAAAATTAGTCGCAATTGATAAAAAGAATAGTAATCAGTATGACTTCATGGGTGCCTATAGCTTACCAGTGGGCGGTGCCGCTTTAGCTGCATTAAAATTATCTAATAATGAAGCTAAAATTTTTATCGATCAATATAATGCAAGTATGAAAAAGTTTTTAACTAATTAA
- a CDS encoding asparaginase — MAYSEFLKEYRSGLMENVHYGQMSAVNLTKEEFVSVGQDYEPVYFRSAAKPFQAIPIFMTDFIEKYGITSKETALFLASQRGEIYHQEALVSLLEKIPINENELICAASYPLNEEPKTQYIQQGFEKRKLFHNCAGKHLGFLTACLANGYDVKQYCHPDHPLQQMIKKYIAYLSEYDVEKIHTGIDGCGAPVFAIPLKNMALAYLKLARPELIDDQQIREAVIKLTEVMNQHNQIIASQNFICTALLKDINIVAKGGAQGVYCFALRKEGVSFALKIMNGSESPWPNVIASVLEQIQYTNRETIERIKALSPSSVRNDAGVEVGEIVSTIKIV; from the coding sequence GTGGCTTACTCAGAATTTTTAAAAGAGTATCGTTCAGGATTAATGGAAAATGTGCATTATGGACAAATGAGTGCTGTGAATCTAACGAAGGAAGAATTCGTCTCTGTAGGTCAAGATTATGAGCCTGTGTATTTTCGTTCTGCAGCAAAACCATTTCAAGCCATTCCCATTTTTATGACCGATTTTATAGAAAAGTACGGGATTACTTCAAAAGAAACTGCATTATTTCTGGCTTCTCAAAGAGGTGAAATTTATCATCAAGAGGCGTTAGTCTCTTTGTTAGAAAAAATACCTATTAATGAAAATGAGTTAATTTGTGCTGCATCCTATCCATTAAATGAGGAACCTAAAACACAGTATATTCAACAGGGCTTTGAAAAGAGAAAACTATTTCATAATTGTGCGGGCAAGCATTTAGGATTTTTAACTGCCTGTCTAGCAAATGGCTATGATGTTAAGCAATATTGCCATCCAGATCATCCACTGCAGCAGATGATAAAAAAATACATTGCTTATTTAAGTGAATATGATGTGGAGAAAATTCATACAGGGATTGATGGCTGTGGTGCGCCAGTCTTTGCGATTCCGCTAAAAAATATGGCATTAGCCTATTTAAAGCTAGCACGACCAGAATTAATTGATGATCAACAGATTCGTGAAGCAGTAATAAAGCTTACTGAAGTAATGAATCAACATAATCAGATCATTGCATCTCAAAACTTTATTTGTACGGCATTATTGAAGGATATTAATATTGTGGCGAAGGGCGGGGCACAGGGCGTATACTGTTTTGCTCTAAGGAAAGAAGGGGTAAGTTTCGCTTTGAAAATTATGAATGGCTCAGAAAGTCCATGGCCAAATGTAATTGCTTCTGTATTGGAACAAATTCAATATACAAATAGAGAAACAATTGAGCGTATTAAAGCGTTGTCACCTTCATCTGTGCGTAATGACGCAGGGGTTGAGGTAGGAGAAATTGTTTCTACAATTAAAATTGTATAG
- a CDS encoding ROK family transcriptional regulator yields MKKQDQVQMRKQNKYIVLDAIRQMAPISRIQLSKYTKMSPTTITRIVQELEAEGFIQEGVSEETAIGRRPTLIHMREDALYTIGIEIDCFTIRIGILDFLGKLIAFQEVKCSIRHHYEEALHLLKQSIDNIMTEYQIVQDKLLGIGIGIPGVINNEEGIVVSSEQLKWENCHIKEDLNCIFGCEVIVDNELKMQINAEIGDIYTPMYSNCILVGIGTGIGASILLNGEVYRGIQNKAGEISHITINPFGEICHCGKRGCLSMYVSEVALLKRTPKNLNIQSIEEVLHCVDHGEQWAIDIQQDVATFLAIAINNLVCLYEPEAVIVSGEIIEHNVTFQKLLSEKCRQYIWKELQPFDLQFSNQLKEGVVKGAALQAQKQLLSV; encoded by the coding sequence TTGAAAAAGCAAGATCAAGTTCAGATGCGAAAGCAAAATAAATATATTGTGCTTGACGCAATAAGACAGATGGCGCCAATTTCAAGAATTCAATTATCAAAATATACAAAAATGAGTCCTACGACCATTACTCGTATTGTGCAGGAACTAGAAGCGGAAGGCTTTATTCAAGAAGGGGTATCGGAAGAAACAGCCATTGGTAGACGTCCTACGTTAATTCATATGCGTGAAGATGCTTTATATACTATCGGGATAGAAATTGATTGCTTTACTATTCGGATAGGTATATTAGATTTCTTAGGGAAGCTGATTGCCTTTCAGGAAGTCAAATGTAGCATTAGGCATCATTATGAAGAAGCTTTACATCTACTGAAACAGTCTATCGATAATATCATGACGGAATATCAGATTGTTCAAGATAAATTACTAGGCATTGGGATAGGAATTCCAGGAGTAATCAACAACGAGGAAGGAATAGTCGTTTCCTCTGAGCAATTGAAGTGGGAAAACTGCCACATAAAAGAAGATTTAAATTGTATTTTTGGTTGTGAAGTCATCGTAGATAATGAATTAAAAATGCAAATAAATGCTGAAATTGGTGATATTTATACACCAATGTATTCAAATTGTATTTTAGTCGGAATTGGAACGGGCATAGGTGCATCTATATTATTAAATGGAGAAGTCTATCGTGGCATTCAAAATAAAGCGGGAGAAATAAGCCATATCACGATTAATCCCTTTGGTGAAATATGTCATTGTGGTAAAAGAGGATGCTTATCCATGTATGTTTCTGAAGTAGCGTTGTTAAAAAGAACGCCTAAAAATCTTAATATTCAATCAATAGAAGAGGTTTTGCATTGTGTTGATCATGGTGAGCAATGGGCAATTGATATTCAACAAGATGTAGCTACATTTTTAGCTATTGCCATCAATAATCTAGTTTGTTTATATGAACCGGAGGCTGTCATAGTCAGTGGAGAGATTATTGAGCATAATGTAACATTTCAAAAACTACTTAGTGAAAAGTGTAGACAGTATATATGGAAGGAATTACAACCCTTTGATTTGCAGTTTTCAAATCAATTAAAAGAAGGGGTTGTTAAAGGAGCGGCATTACAAGCACAAAAGCAGTTGCTGTCTGTTTAA
- a CDS encoding sugar phosphate isomerase/epimerase family protein, with protein sequence MVKLDNKIGVIVDSFRLPIREGLLKAKEVGAQGVQMYAVSGELDPDNLNAAQRAELKQYISELGLEISALCGDLGGHGFQDKTENIWKIKKSKEIMQLAKDLGTSIVTTHIGIIPEDENDPIYQTMLEACEELGQYATSLDAYFAIETGPETSKTLKGFLDKLSTNGVSVNFDPANMVMVTSDDPVAGVKLLKNYIVHTHVKDGIQLQPTNPKDVYGYLGYDSGTSHDKIEEMVENGEFFRELPLGQGDVHFELYFLALQEIGYNGYLTIEREVRLNPEKDIKEAVHFIEKFK encoded by the coding sequence ATGGTGAAATTGGACAATAAAATCGGTGTGATAGTAGATAGCTTTCGTTTGCCTATTCGTGAAGGTTTATTAAAAGCGAAAGAAGTTGGTGCACAAGGAGTACAAATGTATGCAGTTTCAGGTGAGTTGGACCCAGATAATTTAAATGCTGCACAAAGAGCAGAATTGAAGCAGTACATTTCAGAGTTAGGTCTAGAAATCTCCGCATTATGTGGAGATTTAGGAGGACATGGCTTTCAAGATAAAACAGAAAATATTTGGAAAATAAAAAAATCGAAAGAAATTATGCAATTAGCCAAGGATTTGGGAACATCCATTGTTACAACCCATATTGGTATTATTCCTGAAGATGAAAATGATCCAATTTATCAAACAATGCTGGAAGCCTGTGAAGAATTAGGCCAATATGCTACGTCATTAGATGCGTACTTTGCGATTGAAACGGGTCCAGAAACGAGTAAAACATTAAAGGGGTTTTTAGATAAACTATCGACAAATGGTGTATCGGTTAATTTTGATCCTGCCAATATGGTAATGGTAACGAGTGATGACCCTGTAGCTGGCGTTAAACTTTTAAAGAATTATATCGTACATACACATGTAAAAGATGGTATTCAACTGCAGCCAACAAACCCCAAAGATGTGTATGGGTACTTAGGATACGATTCTGGAACATCTCATGATAAAATAGAAGAAATGGTGGAAAATGGAGAGTTTTTTAGAGAACTTCCATTAGGACAAGGAGATGTCCATTTCGAGCTTTATTTTTTAGCTTTGCAGGAAATCGGCTACAATGGCTATTTAACTATTGAACGAGAAGTGAGATTAAATCCTGAAAAAGACATCAAAGAAGCTGTTCATTTTATAGAAAAGTTTAAATAG